The following are from one region of the Rhodopirellula sp. P2 genome:
- a CDS encoding tetratricopeptide repeat protein: MSNLLSRRDYEGVVRRLHSAGRSPAIRNTLGVCLLRLGRTEEALSVFRQFVLSSNGVLERSEISSVCKRNFATALLLNGLVGGALDALNQSGEPDHPRTIGLRNCLRDWERSLSWWRWLDWKINRIVAKDCHVPLTFEPGEFEFEVSLSDDARVFNESHALPAGR, from the coding sequence GTGTCCAATCTTTTGTCCAGGCGTGACTATGAAGGCGTCGTCCGCCGGTTGCACTCGGCGGGACGTTCACCCGCCATCCGGAACACGCTGGGCGTTTGCTTGTTGCGATTGGGGAGGACGGAAGAAGCCTTGTCGGTGTTTCGCCAGTTCGTTCTGTCTTCCAATGGAGTGTTGGAACGGTCCGAGATTTCCAGTGTTTGCAAGCGAAACTTTGCGACTGCGCTGCTCTTGAACGGATTGGTGGGCGGAGCGCTGGATGCGCTCAATCAATCCGGTGAGCCCGATCACCCGCGGACGATTGGGTTGCGAAATTGTCTTCGGGACTGGGAGCGATCGCTTTCTTGGTGGCGATGGCTGGATTGGAAGATCAATCGCATTGTCGCGAAGGACTGCCACGTGCCGCTCACGTTCGAGCCTGGCGAGTTTGAGTTCGAAGTGTCGTTGAGCGACGATGCTCGAGTGTTCAACGAAAGCCATGCCTTGCCAGCAGGACGATAA
- a CDS encoding Gfo/Idh/MocA family oxidoreductase produces MSARQKLNRRHFLQTTGAATAAGYFAGTSSLGNAQESPNERPVFATIGLRNQGWTITNKSFKYADFAAMADVDANVLGENIAKAKEQQGTAPEGYADYRKLLERKDIDAVMIAAPDHWHTKISVEAMLAGKDVYCEKPLTLTIDEGKLIEKIVKQTGRVFQVGTMQRTENNQRFLQAIAMIRDGRIGEIRKVTCGINGASASPVIPAIDVPQGLDFDFWLGPAPKVPYRALPEMRKGYGGGVPLYTNCHYAWRNWYEYSGGQMNDWGAHHVDIATWALGADQSGPNKITPVSFSLPVDYKDGFPTVSDQYNSPTKFEIHANMPGDIPMVITSEGDNGILFEGTEGRFFVNRGKIVGKPVEDLESNPLPEGAIEEVYGGPVAGNHTDNFVQAMRSRKLPISDVWTHNRMLETCHLANISIRLGRELNWDPTKREIVGDDEANSFLSRESRKGYEIEM; encoded by the coding sequence ATGTCAGCCCGTCAAAAACTCAATCGGCGTCACTTCCTACAAACCACCGGCGCTGCCACCGCGGCCGGCTACTTTGCAGGGACCAGCAGCCTGGGAAATGCACAAGAGTCCCCCAACGAACGCCCCGTGTTCGCGACCATCGGTCTTCGCAACCAGGGCTGGACGATCACCAACAAGTCGTTCAAGTACGCTGACTTCGCCGCGATGGCAGACGTCGACGCAAACGTCTTGGGCGAAAACATTGCCAAGGCCAAAGAACAACAAGGCACGGCTCCAGAAGGCTACGCCGACTATCGCAAGCTGCTCGAGCGAAAAGACATCGACGCGGTGATGATCGCAGCGCCCGACCACTGGCACACCAAGATCTCCGTCGAAGCCATGTTGGCCGGCAAAGATGTCTACTGCGAAAAGCCGCTGACCCTGACGATCGACGAAGGCAAGCTGATCGAAAAGATCGTCAAACAAACCGGACGCGTGTTCCAAGTTGGAACGATGCAGCGAACCGAAAACAACCAACGCTTCCTACAAGCGATCGCGATGATCCGCGATGGACGAATCGGCGAGATCCGCAAAGTCACTTGCGGAATCAACGGAGCCTCAGCTTCACCCGTGATCCCCGCCATTGACGTCCCCCAGGGCCTCGACTTCGACTTCTGGCTCGGCCCTGCTCCCAAGGTTCCTTACCGCGCCTTGCCAGAAATGAGAAAGGGATACGGCGGCGGCGTGCCGCTGTACACCAATTGCCATTACGCTTGGCGAAACTGGTACGAGTACTCCGGTGGCCAGATGAACGACTGGGGCGCTCACCACGTCGACATCGCCACTTGGGCGCTGGGTGCCGATCAATCCGGCCCAAACAAAATCACGCCGGTCAGCTTTTCGCTGCCAGTCGATTACAAAGATGGCTTCCCAACTGTCAGCGATCAGTACAACTCGCCGACCAAGTTTGAGATCCACGCCAACATGCCCGGCGACATCCCCATGGTCATCACCAGCGAAGGCGACAACGGGATCCTGTTCGAAGGAACCGAAGGTCGCTTCTTCGTCAACCGTGGCAAGATCGTTGGCAAGCCCGTCGAAGACTTGGAATCCAACCCGTTGCCGGAAGGTGCGATTGAAGAAGTCTACGGCGGTCCCGTCGCCGGCAACCACACGGACAACTTCGTGCAAGCGATGCGTTCACGCAAACTACCGATCTCGGATGTTTGGACGCACAACCGAATGCTCGAAACATGCCACTTGGCCAACATCTCCATCCGCTTGGGTCGCGAACTGAACTGGGACCCAACCAAACGCGAAATCGTTGGCGACGACGAAGCCAATTCGTTCCTCTCGCGTGAAAGCCGCAAAGGATACGAAATCGAGATGTAA
- a CDS encoding flavodoxin family protein — MPKVLILYHSNTQNTQRMAELVAEGARQLDGADVRLRNIDDADHTDLDWCDGLALGSPTNYGSISWQMKRWWDEQPIENWGKRDGKIGCVFTSAGAWGGGQEWTCMALMSILINYGFLVFGLTDYTGIKFSAHYGAISAGGPDEERVQEACRRLGRRLSEWTASMIDGQKEAHPLNQTYERFKDLGK; from the coding sequence ATGCCCAAAGTCCTGATTCTCTACCATTCGAACACTCAAAATACGCAGCGGATGGCGGAACTGGTCGCCGAGGGTGCTCGGCAACTGGATGGAGCAGATGTCCGCCTCAGGAACATCGACGACGCCGACCACACGGACCTGGATTGGTGCGACGGCCTTGCGCTGGGCTCACCGACGAACTACGGCTCCATCAGCTGGCAAATGAAACGCTGGTGGGACGAGCAACCGATCGAAAACTGGGGCAAACGCGATGGTAAGATCGGCTGCGTGTTTACATCAGCCGGGGCCTGGGGAGGGGGGCAAGAATGGACCTGCATGGCACTGATGTCCATTCTGATCAACTATGGATTCCTGGTGTTCGGTTTGACCGACTACACCGGGATCAAGTTTTCGGCCCACTATGGCGCGATCTCCGCCGGCGGCCCCGATGAAGAGCGAGTCCAAGAAGCTTGTCGCCGTTTGGGCAGACGATTGTCCGAATGGACCGCCAGCATGATTGACGGTCAAAAAGAAGCTCACCCACTGAACCAGACCTACGAACGCTTCAAAGATTTGGGCAAATAG
- a CDS encoding DUF4198 domain-containing protein produces MNTTYRNLTFALALLLPAVASAHDTWIQTNSPVVRTGEVVHVDLRLGNHGNQHRDFKLAGLLTLDWTSLDQIRPDGTRSDLKPNLFTSASAEKQGYWTTPVTLTQPGVHQFVQKLDRIMNHGKSIRSIRTAKSYVLASDSLDAPKIGGHAHETAVGLPFEMVLDTCPLGEVCVGRSITVTVLHHGKPLQDAIVSFIPEGETLQGEMDPNYEFKTDASGNATFVPQQATRHLIAAHHTALDEKTEEFEFTSYATTIMLSVPNQPVAALDR; encoded by the coding sequence ATGAACACAACTTATCGAAACCTGACCTTCGCATTGGCTCTCCTTCTTCCCGCAGTGGCCTCCGCCCACGACACCTGGATCCAAACCAACTCACCGGTCGTTCGAACCGGTGAGGTCGTGCACGTCGACCTGCGACTTGGGAACCACGGCAACCAACATCGCGATTTCAAGCTGGCGGGTTTACTGACACTGGACTGGACTTCGCTGGATCAAATTCGACCGGATGGAACACGTTCTGATTTGAAGCCCAACCTCTTCACCTCCGCGTCGGCTGAAAAGCAAGGCTACTGGACGACGCCCGTCACGCTGACTCAACCCGGAGTCCACCAGTTCGTTCAAAAGCTCGATCGAATCATGAACCATGGCAAATCGATCCGCAGCATCCGAACCGCGAAAAGCTATGTGCTTGCCAGCGACTCATTGGACGCACCCAAGATCGGTGGTCATGCCCATGAGACGGCGGTCGGTTTGCCATTCGAAATGGTCCTCGACACGTGCCCACTCGGCGAGGTTTGCGTCGGGCGATCGATCACGGTCACGGTCTTGCATCACGGCAAGCCACTCCAAGACGCCATCGTCAGTTTCATCCCGGAAGGAGAAACGCTGCAGGGTGAGATGGATCCCAACTACGAGTTCAAGACCGATGCGTCCGGCAACGCCACGTTTGTTCCCCAGCAGGCGACACGCCACTTGATCGCCGCCCACCACACCGCGCTGGACGAGAAGACCGAGGAGTTCGAGTTCACCAGCTACGCGACGACCATCATGCTTTCAGTGCCCAACCAGCCAGTCGCGGCCCTGGATCGCTGA
- a CDS encoding PQQ-binding-like beta-propeller repeat protein: protein MKTQPLLNPNSSLKTFFAIATLASSLCTPWQAAFGQAVWPAFLGQGSSETFQAEKLPLNWSPGENVRWKQAILGKGQSSPVVWGDTVYVTSIQGEMKETCVVMAIALADGQVKWTRQIESATPVRSNYFQSRSAPTPVVDEKHVVAFFETGNLVGIDRNSGELLWERSLPDETGVFQSDIGLASSLAQHGSNAFVLIDHEGDSYLMAVNKGSGETAWKTERFSRKSYASPAILQIGSKAQIVCSSDGSVDGYSPETGEQLWTFEDIGANTSNTPPAVLENMVLVGASNGMQDARAVEARESNLCLRIDGDGKQFQPEVAWKTTKATTTFASPIAHQGLAYWITTAGVLYCFDLESGELVYRKRAGEQCWVTPVGIGDRIYLFGKGGETTVIAAGPEFNVLAENELWDIDSIPATSSGQFAGPRSGKGGRPDSRKGGGSRPTESANAQPSVTKNAEGEPKPEDSAARKPMDDDAIEAARQRGENQFADPVQYGVAFTQDAILIRTGSELHCIANSEAIPADEEVSP, encoded by the coding sequence ATGAAAACGCAACCATTGCTCAACCCAAATTCGTCACTGAAAACCTTCTTCGCCATCGCAACGTTGGCAAGCTCTCTTTGCACGCCGTGGCAAGCGGCCTTCGGACAAGCCGTCTGGCCCGCGTTCCTTGGCCAGGGAAGCAGCGAAACATTCCAGGCCGAGAAGCTTCCACTGAACTGGTCCCCCGGTGAAAACGTTCGCTGGAAACAAGCCATCCTCGGCAAAGGTCAATCCAGCCCCGTGGTTTGGGGCGACACAGTCTACGTCACCAGCATCCAAGGTGAGATGAAAGAAACCTGCGTGGTGATGGCGATTGCACTGGCCGATGGTCAAGTCAAATGGACCCGCCAAATCGAGTCGGCCACACCAGTGCGATCCAACTACTTCCAAAGTCGATCGGCCCCCACTCCGGTCGTCGACGAGAAGCATGTGGTCGCCTTTTTCGAAACCGGCAACCTGGTCGGGATCGATCGCAACTCCGGCGAGCTTCTCTGGGAACGATCCTTGCCCGACGAAACCGGCGTCTTCCAGTCCGACATCGGGTTGGCAAGCTCGCTAGCACAACACGGATCCAACGCGTTTGTTTTGATCGATCACGAGGGAGACTCATACTTGATGGCGGTCAACAAAGGCAGCGGAGAAACCGCTTGGAAAACGGAACGCTTCAGTCGCAAAAGCTACGCTTCCCCCGCCATCCTCCAGATCGGCAGCAAAGCACAAATCGTTTGCAGCAGCGATGGTTCGGTCGACGGCTACTCCCCCGAAACGGGCGAGCAACTTTGGACGTTCGAGGACATCGGTGCCAACACCTCCAACACGCCGCCGGCTGTGCTCGAAAACATGGTGTTGGTGGGTGCGTCCAACGGAATGCAGGATGCTCGCGCGGTCGAAGCTCGCGAATCGAATCTTTGTTTGCGAATCGACGGCGACGGAAAACAGTTCCAACCCGAGGTCGCTTGGAAAACAACCAAGGCGACGACCACCTTCGCTTCGCCCATCGCGCACCAAGGACTCGCGTACTGGATCACCACCGCTGGGGTTCTGTATTGCTTTGACTTGGAATCAGGCGAACTGGTTTACCGCAAACGCGCCGGTGAACAGTGCTGGGTCACGCCGGTCGGAATCGGCGATCGCATCTACCTGTTCGGCAAAGGCGGTGAGACGACGGTCATTGCCGCGGGACCTGAATTCAACGTCCTCGCAGAAAATGAACTCTGGGACATCGATTCCATCCCCGCAACGAGTTCAGGCCAATTCGCTGGCCCTCGCTCAGGGAAGGGCGGCAGACCTGACTCGAGGAAAGGTGGTGGCTCCCGGCCAACCGAATCCGCCAACGCTCAACCATCCGTCACCAAGAATGCTGAAGGCGAACCAAAGCCGGAAGATTCCGCGGCCCGGAAACCGATGGACGACGACGCGATCGAGGCCGCACGCCAACGGGGCGAGAACCAATTCGCCGATCCGGTTCAGTACGGAGTCGCGTTCACTCAGGACGCCATCCTGATTCGCACCGGCAGCGAACTGCACTGCATCGCCAACAGCGAAGCCATCCCGGCGGACGAGGAGGTCTCGCCATGA
- a CDS encoding DUF1559 family PulG-like putative transporter, giving the protein MKLSRPNAPQRGFTLVELLVVIAIIGVLVGLLLPAVQAAREAARRMQCSNNLKQITLAMHNYESAHRKLPSNYTTGSGTSGNFSVFAQMAPFYEQGNMLDMIHFDRPLHVGCCPGQLVTPHDDAAKTAMPMLTCPSEDHDRTYYVTTLSGSGPTQAYSATNYGMNFGTGVGTLYDSRTTTDGILWINSKVGFESILDGLSNTAAFAEHLLGMSEQDPAEPTEPHLRKRVMMNVTCAFISRSMPPTTPGFAGFFLPENPNEMEAYVRGSGLHRGWAGHRGAGWINGREYWTGYSHYHPPQSLIPDMGSCGWGVFGTRSNHPGGVHVARCDGSVGFVTESIDLETWRALGTRNGHEVLEAF; this is encoded by the coding sequence ATGAAACTCTCTCGACCCAATGCCCCGCAACGCGGCTTCACCTTGGTGGAACTGCTGGTGGTGATCGCGATCATCGGCGTCCTGGTGGGGCTGCTGCTTCCCGCGGTCCAAGCCGCTCGCGAGGCCGCCCGACGCATGCAGTGCAGCAACAACCTGAAACAGATCACGCTGGCGATGCACAACTACGAAAGCGCACACCGAAAGCTCCCGTCCAACTACACGACCGGCTCCGGAACATCCGGCAACTTTTCAGTCTTCGCCCAGATGGCTCCGTTTTACGAGCAAGGGAACATGCTCGACATGATTCACTTCGACCGCCCGTTGCATGTTGGTTGCTGCCCAGGCCAGCTCGTCACTCCCCATGACGACGCCGCGAAAACAGCGATGCCGATGTTGACCTGCCCCAGCGAAGATCATGATCGGACCTACTATGTCACCACGCTCTCAGGAAGCGGCCCGACTCAGGCTTACTCCGCCACCAACTACGGCATGAACTTTGGCACGGGAGTCGGAACGCTGTACGACTCTCGCACCACCACCGATGGCATCCTGTGGATCAACTCCAAAGTCGGTTTCGAATCGATCCTGGACGGATTGAGCAACACGGCGGCTTTCGCAGAACACTTGCTGGGCATGTCGGAACAAGATCCCGCCGAGCCCACCGAACCGCATCTGCGAAAGCGAGTGATGATGAATGTGACCTGTGCCTTCATCAGCCGTTCGATGCCTCCCACCACGCCAGGATTCGCAGGATTCTTTCTGCCAGAAAACCCGAACGAGATGGAAGCCTACGTTCGCGGCAGCGGACTGCACCGCGGCTGGGCTGGCCATCGCGGCGCGGGGTGGATCAACGGTCGAGAATACTGGACCGGCTACTCGCACTATCACCCACCCCAAAGCTTGATCCCCGACATGGGCAGTTGTGGCTGGGGCGTTTTTGGAACACGAAGCAACCATCCCGGCGGTGTCCATGTCGCTCGCTGTGACGGCAGCGTTGGCTTTGTCACCGAAAGCATTGACCTGGAGACATGGCGTGCCCTCGGCACCCGCAACGGCCACGAAGTCTTGGAGGCATTCTGA